In Arachis stenosperma cultivar V10309 chromosome 1, arast.V10309.gnm1.PFL2, whole genome shotgun sequence, one DNA window encodes the following:
- the LOC130967518 gene encoding choline monooxygenase, chloroplastic: MHVQMAVTMQLTPFIPKLRRQRSSHNLNFHNKTAATSIIACCSARNSSEAEVLVSEFNPKIPIEEAVTPPTSWYTDISFFQLELHRIFYRGWQAVGSTEQIKDLNSFFTGRLGDVEFVVCRDESGKLQAFHNVCRHHASLLASGSGHKSCFVCPYHGWTYGLSGALLKATRISGMRNFNVKDFGLIPIKVSTWGPFILLNLEKESLPLTEIDSTYVAKEWLGSCSEILSTNGIDSPLSYVCRREYTIECNWKVFCDNYLDGGYHVPYAHKGLASGLKFDSYSTTIFERVSIQSCEGSSGKSKDNYDRLGRKAIYAFIYPNFMINRYGPWMDTNLVLPLGPNKCQVVFDYYLEHSLKHDKDFIELSLQDSEKVQIEDIVLCEGVQKGLQSPAYYVGRYAPKVEQAMHHFHCLLYENLKK; this comes from the exons ATGCATGTGCAAATGGCGGTGACCATGCAACTCACCCCCTTTATCCCTAAACTCCGACGACAACGAAGTTCTCACAACCTTAATTTTCACAACAAAACAGCTGCAACATCGATCATCGCTTGTTGCTCTGCTCGCAATTCTTCAGAAGCAGAGGTTTTAGTGTCAGAGTTCAATCCTAAGATTCCCATAGAAGAAGCTGTGACACCCCCAACATCATGGTACACTGACATTTCTTTCTTCCAACTTGAGCTCCATCGCATCTTCTACCGAGGCTGGCAAGCTGTCG GATCAACAGAGCAGATAAAGGATCTCAATAGCTTTTTCACTGGAag ACTAGGAGATGTGGAATTTGTGGTCTGTCGAGATGAGAGTGGGAAGCTTCAAGCCTTTCACAATGTGTGTCGACATCATGCCTCTCTTCTTGCTTCTGGAAGTGGACACAAGTCCTGCTTTGTCTGCCCATACCAT GGATGGACGTATGGGTTAAGTGGGGCACTTCTTAAGGCAACTAGGATATCAGGAATGCGGAACTTCAATGTAAAG GATTTTGGGCTTATACCAATTAAAGTATCTACCTGGGGACCTTTCATTCTTCTCAATCTCGAAAAAGAGAGTCTTCCTCTGACGGAAATTGATAGTACTTATGTAGCAAAAGAATGGCTTGGTAGCTGTTCAGAAATATTGAGTACCAACGGAATTGATTCTCCGCTAAGTTATGTTTGTAGACGTGAATACACCATTGAGTGCAATTGGAAG GTATTCTGCGATAACTACTTGGATGGTGGCTATCATGTTCCTTATGCACATAAAGGCTTAGCATCCGGTCTTAAGTTTGATTCTTATTCTACCACA ATATTTGAAAGAGTTAGCATCCAAAGTTGTGAAGGCAGCTCAGGGAAAAGCAAAGACAATTACGACCGACTTGGAAGAAAAGCTATATATGCTTTCATTTACCCAAACTTCATGATTAATAG GTATGGACCTTGGATGGACACCAATCTTGTACTTCCACTAGGACCCAACAAATGTCAAGTGGTATTTGATTACTATCTTGAACACTCTCTAAAG CATGACAAGGATTTCATAGAGTTAAGTTTACAAGACAGTGAGAAAGTGCAG ATAGAAGATATTGTGCTGTGTGAAGGTGTTCAGAAGGGTCTCCAATCCCCGGCATATTATGTGGGTAGGTATGCCCCTAAAGTTGAGCAGGCCATGCACCATTTTCATTGTCTGCTTTATGAaaacctaaaaaaataa